The following coding sequences lie in one Pontibacter sp. G13 genomic window:
- a CDS encoding fumarylacetoacetate hydrolase family protein, producing MKIICIGRNYRAHAAELNNPVPTKPLIFLKPDTSLVRNNKDIYYPEFTQDLHFECELVIRISREGKFIQPDFVHTYVDGIGIGLDLTARDVQSEAKEKGHPWTLAKMFNNSAPVSKFLPPEQFPDLQNVRFRCDINGETRQEGHTSDMIFSVNEIISYVTQFITVKKGDLIFTGTPKGVGPLHIDDHIEGYLEGDKLLDFHVR from the coding sequence ATGAAGATTATTTGTATCGGAAGGAACTATCGGGCACATGCGGCTGAGTTGAACAACCCTGTACCGACTAAGCCCCTGATTTTTCTGAAGCCCGACACTTCCTTGGTTCGAAACAACAAGGATATATACTACCCGGAATTCACCCAAGATCTCCATTTCGAATGCGAGCTCGTGATCCGGATTAGCCGTGAAGGCAAATTCATCCAACCCGATTTTGTCCATACCTATGTGGATGGAATCGGGATTGGCCTTGATTTGACTGCGCGTGATGTTCAATCTGAAGCCAAAGAAAAGGGACACCCTTGGACATTGGCCAAGATGTTCAACAACTCGGCGCCCGTATCCAAATTCTTGCCGCCAGAGCAGTTCCCGGACCTCCAAAACGTCCGTTTTCGCTGCGACATCAATGGTGAGACTCGTCAGGAAGGACATACCTCCGATATGATCTTTTCTGTCAATGAGATCATTTCGTACGTCACGCAGTTTATCACTGTCAAGAAAGGCGACCTGATCTTCACGGGAACGCCCAAAGGGGTTGGCCCGCTCCATATCGATGATCACATTGAAGGGTACCTAGAAGGCGATAAATTGCTTGATTTTCATGTTCGGTAA